From the genome of Hymenobacter cellulosilyticus, one region includes:
- a CDS encoding arginase family protein: MRRRGLRASAEAFLEYAADQKLDGFWIHLDVDVLDNALMPAVDSPQPGGLSYAELAELLLPLLQSPLAAGLDITILDPTLDPDGKITRNFVAGLQPLIAGLTA, encoded by the coding sequence CTGCGCCGCCGGGGACTTCGGGCAAGTGCTGAGGCTTTCCTGGAGTATGCCGCCGACCAGAAGCTGGATGGCTTCTGGATTCATCTTGATGTGGACGTGCTCGATAATGCCCTGATGCCCGCCGTGGATTCGCCCCAGCCCGGCGGCCTGAGCTACGCCGAGCTGGCCGAGCTGCTGCTGCCGCTGCTACAATCCCCGCTGGCAGCAGGACTCGACATCACGATTCTGGACCCCACGCTGGACCCCGACGGCAAAATTACCCGGAACTTTGTGGCGGGTCTGCAGCCCCTTATTGCCGGGCTCACTGCGTAA
- a CDS encoding RDD family protein — MQQYYADQDYPDERVENPSVFADLLNSPLALTEATSGQRFANNLIDLVTFYLSFSIVSFFLLSFRLAGFIFKMGNAGFCAFTLLLLAVYYFSLELTTGRTMGKLITRTRVVMEDGSKPKPNDILKRTLCRMIPLEAFTFLGTSPGLHDRLSKTRVVQLD; from the coding sequence ATGCAACAATATTACGCTGACCAGGATTACCCGGATGAACGTGTCGAAAATCCGTCCGTCTTTGCCGATCTGCTCAACTCGCCCCTGGCCCTGACGGAGGCCACCTCGGGCCAGCGCTTCGCCAATAACCTGATAGATCTTGTTACCTTCTACTTAAGCTTCTCCATCGTAAGTTTTTTTCTGCTCTCCTTTAGACTGGCGGGTTTTATTTTCAAGATGGGTAATGCGGGATTTTGTGCGTTTACCCTCTTGCTTTTAGCGGTGTATTACTTCTCTTTGGAGCTAACTACGGGCCGAACCATGGGCAAGCTCATTACCCGTACCCGGGTGGTAATGGAAGACGGCTCCAAGCCCAAGCCCAACGACATTCTGAAGCGGACTCTGTGCCGGATGATTCCCTTAGAGGCCTTTACCTTTCTGGGAACCAGTCCTGGCCTGCACGACCGGCTATCCAAGACCCGGGTAGTGCAGCTGGACTAA
- a CDS encoding SDR family NAD(P)-dependent oxidoreductase, producing MKSVLITGANRGLGLELTRQYLERGDQVFAASRQPEGATDLQALSQQYPGQLVTLPWM from the coding sequence ATGAAATCTGTGCTTATTACCGGGGCCAACCGCGGCCTGGGCCTCGAACTCACCCGCCAGTACCTGGAGCGCGGCGACCAGGTGTTTGCCGCCTCCCGCCAGCCCGAAGGTGCCACCGACTTGCAGGCCCTCAGTCAGCAATACCCCGGCCAGCTCGTGACCCTGCCCTGGATGTGA
- a CDS encoding SDR family NAD(P)-dependent oxidoreductase has protein sequence MTRAESLAAAYEQVAAATDHLDILINNAGILPGHPGSGIEDTQETQKLGQLRYDDAMQVFGTNAVGPLLVTQQFLPLLKAGHKSRVVSLSSGLGSLELKASGSHYHYSASKAAMNMYMRTLAAEAGHYGIISIMVDPGWMRTDMGGTGAALPAADSARGIIRLTDQLHAEENGSFVTWQGKPVAW, from the coding sequence GTGACCCGGGCCGAGTCATTGGCCGCCGCCTACGAGCAGGTAGCCGCCGCCACCGACCACCTCGATATCCTGATCAACAACGCCGGAATTCTGCCGGGCCACCCGGGCTCAGGCATTGAAGACACCCAGGAAACCCAGAAGCTGGGCCAGCTGCGCTACGACGACGCCATGCAGGTATTCGGCACCAACGCCGTGGGGCCGCTGCTGGTAACCCAGCAGTTTCTGCCCCTGCTCAAGGCTGGCCACAAAAGCCGGGTGGTCAGCTTGTCGTCGGGCCTGGGCTCCCTGGAGCTGAAGGCCTCGGGCAGCCACTACCACTACAGCGCCAGCAAGGCCGCCATGAACATGTACATGCGCACCCTGGCGGCCGAAGCGGGGCACTACGGCATCATTTCCATTATGGTAGACCCAGGTTGGATGCGGACCGACATGGGTGGCACCGGCGCGGCCCTACCCGCCGCCGACTCGGCCCGGGGCATCATCCGCCTCACCGACCAGCTCCACGCCGAGGAAAACGGCAGCTTTGTAACCTGGCAGGGCAAACCCGTGGCCTGGTAG
- a CDS encoding DUF4394 domain-containing protein, whose protein sequence is MKRTVTNPLRAFGKAFLGLTALGLTAAINPASAQTAYGLTVSQLNGYSLATFQVTAPGTFTSSVPITGLGADQDLVGIDTRPATGQIFALGYNDAAATNNAQLYILAPTGALTPVGGLITLALGTNTARIGFDFNPTVDRIRVTAANRANYRLNPVTGGIAATDGSLAYSTTDANASQTPGVGSSAYTNSYIGATGTTLYNLDDSFNRLVRQDPPNNGTLNTVGELGVPINTAFQVSDLDIYFNPANGQNVAYMSVSTITPNTLLATNQLFTVNLTTGAATAAGTLGAITPSAS, encoded by the coding sequence ATGAAACGAACCGTTACTAACCCACTACGTGCTTTTGGCAAAGCTTTTCTCGGCCTGACGGCCCTGGGCCTCACGGCTGCCATCAACCCCGCTTCGGCCCAAACTGCCTACGGACTTACCGTTAGCCAGCTCAATGGCTACAGCCTGGCGACCTTCCAGGTAACGGCCCCGGGCACGTTTACCTCTTCCGTGCCGATTACCGGCCTGGGCGCCGACCAGGACCTGGTGGGCATTGACACGCGCCCGGCTACGGGTCAGATTTTCGCGCTGGGGTACAACGACGCAGCTGCGACCAACAACGCCCAGCTTTACATCCTCGCCCCTACGGGCGCTCTTACGCCCGTGGGCGGCCTGATTACCCTGGCCCTGGGCACTAACACCGCCCGCATCGGCTTCGACTTCAACCCCACCGTGGACCGCATCCGGGTGACGGCCGCTAACCGGGCCAACTACCGCCTCAACCCCGTGACAGGCGGTATTGCTGCCACCGACGGCTCATTGGCCTACTCCACTACCGATGCCAACGCCAGCCAGACGCCCGGAGTGGGCTCGTCGGCTTATACCAACTCGTATATTGGCGCTACGGGCACCACGCTCTACAACCTCGACGATTCCTTTAACCGCTTGGTGCGCCAGGACCCGCCTAACAACGGCACCCTCAACACGGTCGGAGAATTAGGGGTACCTATCAACACCGCTTTTCAGGTTTCGGACCTCGACATCTACTTCAATCCGGCCAACGGGCAGAACGTGGCCTACATGTCGGTTTCGACCATCACGCCCAACACCTTGCTGGCTACCAACCAGCTCTTCACCGTGAATCTGACGACTGGCGCCGCTACGGCCGCCGGGACGCTGGGGGCAATAACGCCTTCAGCTTCGTAG
- a CDS encoding DUF4394 domain-containing protein — MAISRPATLPAITGQLVYALAGTNLVTFDSAQPGLIRTATGITGVDASQTLVGLDVRPLNNALYALGYNATAQTAQLYTINGTTGVATPTSGVFALALGTGSIGFDFNPTVDRIRVVGANRNNFRLNPVTGTLAATDGPVAYTTGTNTPTIGAVAYTNSFTGASSTTGTTLYNYDEALNLLNTQSTANPPADGQLTTVGSSGIVANTNPANVDLDIYSTGVGINSAYMVATTGTSANSNFYTVNLTTGAATAVGAIGNGITVRDIAVAAATGVTTGTRDREEVAGLGLYPNPVTAETRVAFTLASAAQVTLVVTDALGRQVDRIEAGRLGAGTQAVRWNNTSDLRQGVYFFQLLLDGKSAGTQRGVLLN; from the coding sequence TTGGCCATCAGCCGGCCCGCCACGCTGCCCGCCATTACGGGCCAGCTGGTATACGCCCTGGCTGGTACCAACCTGGTTACCTTCGACTCGGCCCAGCCCGGCCTGATTCGTACTGCTACGGGCATTACCGGCGTAGACGCCAGCCAGACACTGGTGGGCCTCGACGTACGGCCGCTGAATAACGCCCTCTACGCACTGGGCTACAACGCCACGGCCCAGACGGCTCAGCTGTACACCATCAACGGCACGACCGGCGTGGCTACCCCAACCAGCGGCGTCTTTGCCCTGGCTTTGGGTACGGGCAGCATCGGCTTCGACTTCAACCCTACCGTGGACCGGATTCGGGTAGTGGGCGCCAACCGCAATAACTTCCGCCTCAACCCCGTAACCGGGACGCTGGCCGCTACCGATGGTCCGGTCGCTTACACCACGGGCACCAACACGCCTACCATCGGGGCCGTGGCCTATACCAACAGCTTCACGGGTGCCAGCTCCACCACCGGTACCACGCTCTACAACTACGACGAGGCCCTGAACCTGCTCAACACCCAGAGCACGGCCAACCCGCCCGCCGACGGGCAGCTGACCACTGTGGGCAGCTCCGGCATCGTGGCCAACACCAACCCGGCCAACGTGGACCTGGATATCTACAGCACGGGCGTGGGCATTAATTCGGCCTACATGGTGGCTACTACCGGCACTTCGGCCAATAGCAACTTCTACACCGTGAACCTGACCACCGGCGCTGCTACTGCCGTGGGCGCTATCGGCAACGGCATCACCGTCCGCGACATTGCCGTGGCCGCCGCTACCGGCGTTACCACCGGTACCCGCGACCGGGAAGAGGTAGCCGGTTTGGGCCTGTACCCCAACCCCGTAACGGCCGAAACCCGCGTCGCCTTCACTTTGGCCTCCGCGGCGCAGGTTACGTTGGTTGTAACCGATGCCCTGGGCCGTCAGGTCGACCGGATTGAAGCCGGCCGCCTGGGCGCTGGCACACAGGCTGTGCGCTGGAACAATACCTCGGACCTGCGGCAGGGCGTGTACTTCTTCCAGCTCCTGCTCGACGGCAAGTCGGCCGGCACCCAGCGCGGGGTACTGCTGAACTAA
- a CDS encoding RDD family protein — protein sequence MSTIRVQTTQNVTLEYEVASVGERIVANIIDTLILIGWGVAWVLLFTALGIKEAGMAAAVALVVGLPFIFYHLACEVLFNGQSLGKKARHIKVIRLDGTPPRIGDYLLRWVLRIVDMGFMSGLIAVIVILTNGKGQRIGDLAAGTCVVSTRPRQDAGSLLAPALTDANYVVVFPQAALLADHDVATIRQLLAKGLERDNYVFINEVANRVKEVTGVQTDLNDEAFLRTILRDHAHLAAEGS from the coding sequence ATGAGTACTATTCGCGTCCAGACTACCCAGAACGTTACGCTCGAATATGAGGTGGCCAGCGTTGGGGAGCGTATCGTGGCCAACATTATCGACACCCTGATTCTCATCGGCTGGGGCGTGGCCTGGGTGCTGCTGTTCACGGCCCTGGGCATCAAGGAAGCCGGTATGGCGGCGGCGGTGGCCTTGGTGGTAGGTTTGCCCTTCATCTTTTACCACCTCGCCTGCGAAGTTCTGTTTAATGGGCAGAGCCTGGGTAAGAAAGCGCGCCATATCAAAGTAATCCGCCTGGATGGTACCCCGCCCCGCATCGGCGACTACCTGCTGCGCTGGGTGCTGCGCATCGTGGATATGGGCTTTATGAGCGGCCTGATTGCGGTAATTGTTATTCTGACTAATGGCAAAGGCCAGCGCATCGGTGACCTGGCCGCCGGTACCTGCGTGGTGAGTACCCGCCCGCGCCAGGATGCCGGTAGCTTGCTGGCCCCGGCCCTGACCGACGCTAACTACGTGGTAGTATTTCCCCAGGCTGCCCTGCTGGCCGACCACGATGTGGCTACCATCCGCCAGCTGCTGGCCAAAGGCCTGGAGCGGGACAATTATGTGTTTATCAATGAAGTGGCCAACCGCGTAAAGGAAGTGACTGGCGTGCAGACTGATTTGAACGATGAGGCCTTCCTGCGCACCATTCTGCGCGACCATGCCCACCTGGCCGCCGAGGGCAGCTAA
- a CDS encoding stage II sporulation protein M: MREAVFLRQNEAKWRRYENELPAGPDELAARFIELTDDLAYAQTFYPASTTTRYLNDLTARLHQKLYQNKSENTTRFGHFWQQELPLLVARHHRAMAWSLVLFTVFTLLGVLSAAYDDTFVRVVLGDEYVNRTIENIERGDPMAVYKGMSEAPMFLYITMNNIYVALTAYALGATLGLGTVWALFQNGVMLGAFQYFFYQKGVLLPSLLTIWIHGTLEISAVVLAGGAGLVMARSLLFPGTFSRADSFRQGARDGLKLALGLVPIFITAGFLEGFVTRHTEMPMLLSLLIIGSSAAFIIWYFILYPRQLARRAATS; this comes from the coding sequence ATGCGTGAGGCGGTATTTCTTCGGCAAAATGAGGCCAAGTGGCGGCGCTACGAAAATGAGCTACCCGCCGGCCCCGACGAGCTGGCGGCCCGCTTTATCGAGCTGACCGACGATCTGGCCTACGCCCAGACGTTTTACCCCGCCTCGACCACCACGCGCTACCTCAACGACCTGACGGCGCGCCTGCACCAGAAGCTCTACCAGAACAAGAGCGAAAACACCACGCGCTTCGGGCACTTCTGGCAACAGGAGCTGCCCTTGCTGGTGGCCCGGCACCACCGCGCCATGGCCTGGTCCCTGGTCCTCTTCACAGTTTTCACTCTGCTGGGTGTACTCTCGGCGGCCTACGATGACACCTTTGTGCGCGTGGTACTGGGCGACGAATATGTGAACCGTACCATCGAGAACATCGAGCGGGGCGACCCAATGGCCGTCTACAAAGGCATGAGCGAGGCGCCCATGTTTCTCTACATCACCATGAACAACATCTACGTGGCCCTGACGGCCTACGCCCTAGGCGCTACGCTGGGACTGGGCACGGTGTGGGCCTTGTTTCAAAACGGGGTAATGCTGGGCGCTTTTCAGTATTTCTTCTACCAGAAAGGCGTGCTGCTCCCGTCCCTGCTCACCATCTGGATACACGGCACGCTGGAAATATCGGCCGTGGTGCTGGCCGGCGGGGCCGGGCTGGTCATGGCGCGCAGCCTGCTGTTTCCCGGCACCTTTTCCCGGGCCGACTCCTTCCGGCAGGGTGCCCGCGACGGGCTGAAGCTGGCCCTGGGCCTGGTCCCGATTTTCATTACGGCCGGTTTTCTGGAAGGCTTCGTCACGCGTCACACCGAAATGCCCATGCTGCTAAGCTTGCTCATTATTGGCAGCTCGGCCGCCTTCATCATCTGGTACTTTATTCTGTATCCGCGGCAGCTGGCCCGCCGGGCGGCCACTTCCTGA
- a CDS encoding DUF4129 domain-containing protein, producing MGPEAGRQAGNYRAPLARRPQHSGSAASPGPERLRELREQRDFQYVEVKSEQSSWDLFWARVMHWLSGVLSTRGGKIVWEYGIYALLVVALVFVVLKLMQVDLTRAFGRAPRTMPMPYDTTTEDIHGLDFDALLTEAEAVGNYRLAVRLGYLFVLKQLTDQGLIQWQPDKTNHDYLQELKAGQLRPAFRELTQQFEYVWYGEQQDLPLSHYTLARDVRVAFQRQLSTVPHAA from the coding sequence TTGGGCCCAGAAGCCGGCCGGCAAGCCGGAAATTACCGTGCACCCCTTGCCCGCCGACCGCAGCACAGTGGTTCCGCTGCGTCGCCCGGCCCCGAACGGCTGCGGGAGCTGCGCGAGCAGCGCGACTTTCAGTACGTGGAAGTAAAAAGCGAGCAAAGCAGTTGGGACCTGTTCTGGGCCCGGGTTATGCACTGGCTCAGCGGGGTGCTCTCGACGCGCGGTGGCAAAATCGTGTGGGAGTACGGCATTTATGCCCTGCTGGTGGTGGCTTTGGTTTTTGTGGTGCTCAAGCTGATGCAGGTAGATCTGACCCGCGCTTTCGGGCGGGCTCCGCGCACTATGCCCATGCCCTATGATACGACCACGGAAGATATCCACGGGCTTGACTTTGACGCCTTGCTGACCGAAGCCGAGGCTGTCGGCAACTACCGTCTGGCCGTGCGCCTGGGCTATTTATTTGTGCTCAAGCAGCTCACCGACCAGGGCCTGATTCAGTGGCAGCCCGACAAAACCAACCACGACTACTTGCAGGAGCTGAAAGCCGGTCAGCTGCGGCCAGCCTTCCGGGAGCTTACCCAGCAATTTGAATACGTGTGGTACGGCGAGCAGCAGGATTTGCCCTTAAGCCACTACACGCTGGCCCGCGACGTACGCGTGGCCTTCCAGCGTCAGCTGTCCACCGTGCCCCACGCCGCCTAG
- a CDS encoding DUF4350 domain-containing protein, producing MTTFRWYLLGLAILFGAYIAVEYHRPKPLDWRPTYQNKDKIPYGTYVLYQMLPEVMGVPARQVKPIRLPIYSQLEGEDEGTPTADGEVYLEDEMVADTDSAAVATTDSVASVREEPAATPETAEEESDYAQGLAESDFPKATYLFVNDNFNLSPTDSRALLRHVYRGNDVFIAAEQFDTRFADTLGFRTAPFLGKPRLRNNTPKGLLNDSVELFLTNPTLARAAGRSYRFPHLGASYRILPDNGLRATQLAADAEGRAVLVRIPHGRGHVYVCSVPLAFTNYFVLQPPTSNLAFAALSYLPAGRPVWWDEYQKQGRQGEQSLLRVLLAHDALRQALYLSLMGALLFVLFEARRRQRVIPILNPLSNTTLQFTRTVASLYRQGGNHALIAEKKIGLFLEFLRQRLNEPALDLNDTEARERLAQKAGVSLPAVEQLVRRINMVRTAPQVSDAELLLLSHALHEFRQAVSK from the coding sequence ATGACGACTTTCCGTTGGTATCTGCTGGGTCTGGCCATTCTGTTTGGAGCCTACATAGCCGTGGAGTATCACCGCCCCAAGCCCCTGGACTGGCGGCCCACATACCAGAACAAAGACAAGATTCCCTACGGCACCTACGTGCTTTACCAAATGCTGCCCGAAGTAATGGGTGTACCGGCCCGCCAGGTAAAGCCCATTCGGCTGCCGATTTACAGTCAGCTCGAAGGCGAGGACGAAGGGACGCCTACTGCCGACGGGGAAGTGTATCTGGAGGACGAAATGGTTGCCGACACAGATAGCGCTGCTGTTGCTACCACCGATTCTGTAGCCTCGGTGCGCGAGGAGCCCGCGGCCACGCCAGAAACGGCAGAAGAGGAAAGTGACTACGCTCAGGGGCTGGCCGAATCAGACTTCCCCAAGGCAACCTACCTGTTTGTTAACGACAACTTCAACCTGAGCCCGACCGATAGCCGCGCCCTGCTCCGGCACGTGTACCGCGGCAACGACGTATTTATTGCCGCCGAGCAGTTCGATACCAGGTTTGCCGACACCCTGGGGTTCCGTACGGCCCCGTTTCTGGGCAAGCCCCGCCTGCGCAACAATACCCCCAAAGGCCTGCTCAACGACTCCGTCGAGCTGTTTCTGACCAACCCCACACTAGCCCGCGCGGCAGGCCGCTCCTACCGTTTTCCCCACCTAGGCGCCTCCTACCGGATTCTGCCCGACAACGGCCTGCGGGCTACTCAGCTGGCGGCTGATGCGGAAGGCCGGGCCGTACTGGTGCGAATTCCGCACGGCCGGGGCCACGTGTACGTCTGCTCCGTGCCGCTGGCGTTTACCAACTACTTCGTGCTGCAGCCGCCCACCAGCAACCTGGCTTTTGCGGCCCTCTCCTACCTGCCCGCTGGTCGGCCGGTGTGGTGGGATGAGTACCAGAAGCAGGGCCGGCAGGGTGAACAGTCGTTGCTGCGGGTGCTGCTGGCCCACGACGCCCTGCGCCAAGCGTTATACCTAAGCCTAATGGGCGCTTTGCTTTTCGTGCTGTTCGAAGCCCGGCGGCGGCAGCGCGTCATCCCGATTCTAAATCCTCTGTCCAACACCACGCTGCAGTTTACCCGTACCGTGGCCAGCCTCTACCGGCAGGGTGGCAACCACGCCCTGATTGCCGAGAAGAAAATTGGGCTGTTTCTGGAGTTTCTGCGGCAGCGCCTCAACGAGCCAGCCCTTGATTTGAACGATACTGAAGCCAGGGAACGGCTGGCGCAAAAAGCCGGTGTTTCCTTGCCGGCAGTGGAGCAACTGGTGCGCCGCATCAACATGGTGCGCACGGCGCCGCAGGTTTCGGATGCGGAACTGCTGCTGCTTAGTCACGCCTTGCACGAATTTCGCCAAGCCGTCAGCAAATAA
- a CDS encoding DUF58 domain-containing protein produces MPALKSLFLTLRFFLLLLAVVFGLVVAFFWPALLVPMQLVLGLLVVLTLVDLLLLYAPARTGAGGVFGRRVLGDKLANGSDNDVAIYLENTYRFPVTTETIDEIPPQFQRRDVLFRATIPAGQTSIIHYQLRPVRRGEYQFGALNVFVKSPLGLAQRRFRYGQEQVVPVYPSFLQMRQYELLAISNRLTEIGVKRIRRVGHSMEFEQIRPYVPGDDPRTINWKATARRAGTGTDTLVVNHYQDERAQQVYCLIDKGRVMRMPFEGLSLLDYAINASLVVSNIALLKHDKAGLLTFADRLSTVVPAERRAGHMQKILEVLYKQRTRYLETDYQLLYSNIKSKIRQRSLLILFTNFETLNGLQRQLPYLRGLAKDHLLLVVFFENTELQHYLDQPATSTADVYNQTIAERFAQEKRQIVRELQRYGIYSLLTPPQQLTVNTINRYLEFKSRGLI; encoded by the coding sequence CTGCCCGCTTTGAAATCCCTGTTTCTGACCCTGCGCTTTTTCCTGCTGCTGCTGGCCGTGGTCTTCGGGCTGGTGGTAGCCTTTTTCTGGCCGGCCCTGCTGGTGCCCATGCAGCTGGTGCTGGGCCTGCTGGTGGTGCTGACGCTGGTTGACCTATTGCTGCTGTATGCCCCGGCGCGCACCGGAGCCGGCGGGGTGTTTGGCCGGCGGGTGCTGGGCGACAAGCTGGCCAACGGTAGCGACAATGACGTGGCCATCTACCTGGAAAACACTTACCGCTTCCCGGTCACGACGGAAACCATCGACGAGATTCCGCCCCAGTTTCAGCGCCGCGACGTGTTGTTTCGGGCGACGATACCGGCGGGCCAAACGAGCATCATTCACTACCAGCTGCGGCCGGTGCGGCGGGGCGAGTATCAGTTTGGAGCCCTGAACGTGTTTGTCAAATCCCCGCTGGGGCTGGCGCAGCGGCGCTTCCGCTACGGGCAGGAGCAGGTGGTGCCCGTGTATCCGTCGTTTTTGCAGATGCGCCAGTACGAGCTGCTAGCCATCAGCAACCGACTTACGGAAATCGGGGTGAAACGCATCCGGCGGGTGGGCCACAGCATGGAGTTTGAGCAAATCCGGCCCTACGTGCCTGGCGACGACCCGCGCACCATCAACTGGAAAGCCACAGCCCGCCGCGCCGGTACCGGCACCGATACGCTGGTCGTGAACCACTACCAGGACGAGCGGGCCCAGCAAGTGTACTGCCTCATTGATAAAGGCCGGGTGATGCGCATGCCGTTTGAGGGCTTGAGCCTGCTGGATTATGCCATCAACGCCTCCCTTGTGGTCAGCAACATTGCCCTGCTCAAACACGACAAGGCCGGCCTGCTGACCTTTGCCGACCGGCTAAGCACCGTGGTGCCGGCCGAGCGGCGGGCGGGCCACATGCAGAAGATTCTGGAAGTGCTTTACAAGCAGCGCACCCGCTACCTGGAAACCGACTACCAGCTGCTGTACTCCAACATCAAGTCTAAAATCCGGCAGCGCAGCCTGCTGATTCTGTTTACCAACTTCGAAACCCTCAACGGCCTGCAACGCCAGCTCCCTTACCTGCGGGGCCTGGCCAAAGACCATCTGCTGCTGGTGGTGTTCTTCGAAAACACCGAGCTGCAGCACTACCTCGACCAGCCCGCGACCAGCACGGCCGACGTGTACAACCAGACCATTGCCGAGAGATTTGCCCAGGAGAAGCGCCAGATTGTGCGCGAGCTGCAGCGCTACGGTATTTACAGCCTGCTCACCCCGCCCCAGCAGCTCACCGTCAATACCATCAACCGCTACCTGGAGTTTAAGTCGCGGGGGTTGATTTAG
- a CDS encoding tyrosinase family protein has protein sequence MNSPSAIRTRYSVTELQKEYDAGNTKPLDDLIRAWAGIKTLPADDLKSFFNLGGYHGEPFRGEGATNGAYWGGYCNHGNVLFPTWHRVYCLKIEEALRSIPGCEDVTLPYWDETDSYTLSTGIPKVLTAETYPLDGVVIPNPLRSFTLPVAIVDAVQTDNQNNPDDPNYSKPIGYQTVRYPLSGLVGTPQDQAATTAHNAQYPDTEKNIGLLDSNVVQWMKHTFYNGTDNPIGILAEFQQCLQAPNYTVFSNTTSAQEWNKDKPAAEQVMPLEQPHNDIHLAVGGFDVPGTDLSLIQDANGDMGENDTAALDPIFYFHHCNIDRVFWLWQQQHQATDQLEIIASYPGTSSSDAQGPTPGIAPDTQLTLDTALNPFKHGLDNDGPLYTSHDCINIETQLGYTYTVGSLAEVPVTAQATPAVAAPAPDAKVLHVSQVNKAPIKGSFIIAAFAEKDGKKELIGYKSVLSRWDSGSCINCQTHLEVKAAFPLTTLREEEKTLDNITVELITRAGSRPVAARAEVNPSQAKTVQAVKSKMQVEIR, from the coding sequence ATGAATTCTCCCTCCGCTATCCGCACCCGCTACTCCGTAACCGAACTGCAAAAAGAGTACGACGCCGGTAATACCAAGCCCCTCGACGACCTAATCCGGGCCTGGGCCGGTATCAAGACCTTGCCTGCCGATGATCTTAAGTCGTTTTTCAATCTGGGTGGCTACCACGGGGAGCCTTTCCGGGGCGAAGGCGCTACCAACGGAGCCTATTGGGGCGGCTACTGCAACCACGGCAACGTGCTGTTTCCGACCTGGCACCGGGTGTATTGCCTGAAAATTGAGGAGGCGCTGCGCAGCATTCCCGGCTGCGAAGACGTGACGCTGCCGTATTGGGACGAAACCGACAGCTACACCCTGAGCACCGGCATTCCGAAGGTACTCACGGCCGAAACCTACCCGCTGGACGGAGTTGTGATTCCGAACCCGCTGCGGTCCTTCACGCTGCCGGTGGCCATCGTCGATGCTGTGCAAACGGATAATCAGAACAACCCCGACGACCCAAATTACTCGAAGCCCATCGGTTACCAAACGGTGCGCTACCCGCTGTCGGGCCTCGTAGGAACGCCTCAGGACCAGGCCGCTACCACCGCCCATAACGCGCAGTATCCCGATACGGAGAAGAACATTGGCTTGCTTGATTCCAACGTCGTGCAGTGGATGAAGCACACCTTCTACAATGGCACTGACAACCCGATTGGAATTTTGGCGGAGTTTCAGCAGTGCCTGCAGGCGCCCAACTACACGGTGTTTTCCAACACAACTTCGGCCCAGGAATGGAACAAGGATAAGCCCGCCGCCGAGCAGGTGATGCCACTGGAGCAGCCCCACAACGATATTCACCTGGCCGTGGGCGGGTTCGACGTACCAGGCACCGACTTGTCACTGATTCAGGATGCCAACGGCGACATGGGCGAAAACGACACCGCTGCCCTGGACCCCATCTTCTACTTTCACCACTGCAACATCGACCGGGTTTTCTGGCTGTGGCAGCAGCAGCACCAAGCCACCGACCAGCTCGAAATTATTGCCTCGTACCCCGGCACGAGTTCCTCGGATGCGCAGGGTCCCACCCCAGGCATTGCTCCCGACACCCAGCTGACTCTGGATACCGCTCTGAACCCATTCAAGCACGGCCTCGACAACGACGGACCGCTCTACACCTCGCACGACTGTATCAATATCGAAACCCAGTTGGGCTACACGTATACGGTCGGCTCTTTGGCTGAGGTGCCGGTTACGGCGCAAGCTACTCCGGCCGTAGCGGCCCCAGCCCCCGACGCCAAAGTGCTGCACGTTTCCCAGGTCAACAAGGCGCCCATCAAGGGCTCCTTTATCATCGCGGCTTTTGCGGAAAAGGACGGAAAGAAAGAGCTTATCGGTTACAAATCCGTGCTGAGCCGCTGGGACTCGGGCTCCTGCATCAATTGCCAGACCCACTTGGAAGTAAAGGCTGCTTTCCCGCTCACCACGCTGCGTGAAGAAGAGAAAACCCTGGACAACATCACCGTGGAGCTGATTACCCGCGCCGGCAGCCGGCCAGTGGCTGCCCGGGCTGAGGTCAACCCTTCCCAGGCCAAGACCGTGCAGGCCGTGAAGAGCAAGATGCAGGTGGAAATCCGCTAG